In one Grus americana isolate bGruAme1 chromosome 1, bGruAme1.mat, whole genome shotgun sequence genomic region, the following are encoded:
- the CDADC1 gene encoding cytidine and dCMP deaminase domain-containing protein 1 isoform X1 — translation MHGAEETVAAGAPRVSAASTQTDSMAGQVPRLSKVNLFTLFSLWMELFPSAEQQKKSQVKKSGLVVVKNMKIIGLHCSSTDLHAGQIALIKHGSRLKNCDLYFSRKPCSTCLKMIVNAGVNRISYWPADPEISLQNEASNPMTTDDAKLDAKAVERLKSNSRARVCVLLQPLVCYMMQFIEETSTKFDFIQKIAKSEANSNTDFYTACRQERIKEYESLFLISNEETHKQILMTIGLENLCENPYFSNLRQNMKDLVLVLATVAASVPVFGGFGFYNSESWRTNETDHQSLPQEIARHCMIQARLLAYRTEDHKTGVGAIIWAEEKSRSCDGTGAMYFVGCGYNAFPVGSEYADFPHMDDKQKDREIRKFRYIIHAEQNALTFRCREIKPDERSMIFVTKCPCDECVPLIKGAGIKQIYAGDVDAGKKKADISYMKFGELEGVSKFTWQPNPLHTNALEFHDPTTRENGVQKTKSLDDQQHQNKKLCLGHY, via the exons ATGCATGGTGCAGAGGAGAcggtggcggcgggggcgcCGCGGGTGAGCGCGGCAAGCACACAGACCGACAGCATGGCCG GTCAAGTGCCAAGACTTTCTAAGGTCAATCTTTTTACTTTGTTCAGTCTCTGGATGGAGCTCTTTCCCTCAGCTGAGCAACAGAAAAAATCACAG gTAAAGAAGAGTGGTCTAGTTGTGGTGAAAAACATGAAGATTATTGGTCTTCATTGTTCCAGTACAGACTTGCATGCTGGCCAGATTGCACTCATTAAACACGGATCAAGACTTAAAAACTgtgatctttatttttccagaaaaccaTGTTCGACTTGTTTAAAAATGATTGTAAACG CTGGTGTGAACAGGATTTCTTACTGGCCTGCAGATCCTGAAATCAGCTTGCAGAATGAGGCATCCAATCCCATGACTACTGATGATGCAAAGCTAGATGCCAAAGCAGTAGAAAGACTGAAGTCAAATAGTCGtgctcgtgtgtgtgtgttgcttCAGCCCTTGGTGTGCTATATGATGCAATTTATTGAAGAAACTTCCACCAAGTTTGATTTTAttcaaaaaatagcaaaatctgAGGCTAACTCGAATACTGACTTTTATACTGCGTGTAGACAAGAGAGAATAAAAGAGTATGAAAGTTTATTCCTAATTTCAAATGAGGAAACGCACAAGCAAATATTGATGACAATAGGACTGGAGAACCTCTGTGAAAATCCATACTTCAGCAACCTTAGGCAAAATATGAAAGATCTTGTGTTGGTCTTGGCAACAGTGGCTGCCAGTGTCCCTGTCTTTGGAGGCTTTGGATTTTACAACAGTGAATCATGGCGAACAAATGAAACAGACCATCAGAGTTTGCCCCAAGAAATTGCAAGGCATTGTATGATACAGGCCAGACTACTTGCATACCGGACAG AGGATCATAAGACGGGAGTTGGAGCTATTATTtgggcagaagaaaaatca AGAAGCTGTGATGGAACAGGAGCAATGTATTTTGTAGGCTGTGGTTACAATGCCTTTCCCGTTGGATCTGAATATGCTGATTTTCCACACATGGATGATAAACAAAAGGATCGGGAAATCAGAAAATTCAGATACATTATACATGCGGAGCAGAATGCCTTGACATTCAG GTGTCGAGAAATCAAGCCAGATGAGAGAAGCATGATATTTGTGACGAAATGTCCATGTGATGAATGTGTCCCTTTAATCAAAGGGGCTGGTATCAAGCAGATCTATGCGGGAGATGTTgatgctggaaaaaagaaagcagacatATCCTATATGAAGTTTGGTGAACTTGAGGGTGTAAGCAAATTTACA TGGCAACCAAATCCATTGCACACTAATGCCCTTGAATTCCACGACCCCACAACCAGAGAAA atggggtccagaaaacaaaatcactaGATGACCAGCAGCACCAAAACAAGAAACTGTGTCTTGGTCACTATTGA
- the CDADC1 gene encoding cytidine and dCMP deaminase domain-containing protein 1 isoform X2: MHGAEETVAAGAPRVSAASTQTDSMAGQVPRLSKVNLFTLFSLWMELFPSAEQQKKSQVKKSGLVVVKNMKIIGLHCSSTDLHAGQIALIKHGSRLKNCDLYFSRKPCSTCLKMIVNAGVNRISYWPADPEISLQNEASNPMTTDDAKLDAKAVERLKSNSRARVCVLLQPLVCYMMQFIEETSTKFDFIQKIAKSEANSNTDFYTACRQERIKEYESLFLISNEETHKQILMTIGLENLCENPYFSNLRQNMKDLVLVLATVAASVPVFGGFGFYNSESWRTNETDHQSLPQEIARHCMIQARLLAYRTEDHKTGVGAIIWAEEKSRSCDGTGAMYFVGCGYNAFPVGSEYADFPHMDDKQKDREIRKFRYIIHAEQNALTFRCREIKPDERSMIFVTKCPCDECVPLIKGAGIKQIYAGDVDAGKKKADISYMKFGELEGWQPNPLHTNALEFHDPTTRENGVQKTKSLDDQQHQNKKLCLGHY; the protein is encoded by the exons ATGCATGGTGCAGAGGAGAcggtggcggcgggggcgcCGCGGGTGAGCGCGGCAAGCACACAGACCGACAGCATGGCCG GTCAAGTGCCAAGACTTTCTAAGGTCAATCTTTTTACTTTGTTCAGTCTCTGGATGGAGCTCTTTCCCTCAGCTGAGCAACAGAAAAAATCACAG gTAAAGAAGAGTGGTCTAGTTGTGGTGAAAAACATGAAGATTATTGGTCTTCATTGTTCCAGTACAGACTTGCATGCTGGCCAGATTGCACTCATTAAACACGGATCAAGACTTAAAAACTgtgatctttatttttccagaaaaccaTGTTCGACTTGTTTAAAAATGATTGTAAACG CTGGTGTGAACAGGATTTCTTACTGGCCTGCAGATCCTGAAATCAGCTTGCAGAATGAGGCATCCAATCCCATGACTACTGATGATGCAAAGCTAGATGCCAAAGCAGTAGAAAGACTGAAGTCAAATAGTCGtgctcgtgtgtgtgtgttgcttCAGCCCTTGGTGTGCTATATGATGCAATTTATTGAAGAAACTTCCACCAAGTTTGATTTTAttcaaaaaatagcaaaatctgAGGCTAACTCGAATACTGACTTTTATACTGCGTGTAGACAAGAGAGAATAAAAGAGTATGAAAGTTTATTCCTAATTTCAAATGAGGAAACGCACAAGCAAATATTGATGACAATAGGACTGGAGAACCTCTGTGAAAATCCATACTTCAGCAACCTTAGGCAAAATATGAAAGATCTTGTGTTGGTCTTGGCAACAGTGGCTGCCAGTGTCCCTGTCTTTGGAGGCTTTGGATTTTACAACAGTGAATCATGGCGAACAAATGAAACAGACCATCAGAGTTTGCCCCAAGAAATTGCAAGGCATTGTATGATACAGGCCAGACTACTTGCATACCGGACAG AGGATCATAAGACGGGAGTTGGAGCTATTATTtgggcagaagaaaaatca AGAAGCTGTGATGGAACAGGAGCAATGTATTTTGTAGGCTGTGGTTACAATGCCTTTCCCGTTGGATCTGAATATGCTGATTTTCCACACATGGATGATAAACAAAAGGATCGGGAAATCAGAAAATTCAGATACATTATACATGCGGAGCAGAATGCCTTGACATTCAG GTGTCGAGAAATCAAGCCAGATGAGAGAAGCATGATATTTGTGACGAAATGTCCATGTGATGAATGTGTCCCTTTAATCAAAGGGGCTGGTATCAAGCAGATCTATGCGGGAGATGTTgatgctggaaaaaagaaagcagacatATCCTATATGAAGTTTGGTGAACTTGAGGGT TGGCAACCAAATCCATTGCACACTAATGCCCTTGAATTCCACGACCCCACAACCAGAGAAA atggggtccagaaaacaaaatcactaGATGACCAGCAGCACCAAAACAAGAAACTGTGTCTTGGTCACTATTGA
- the MLNR gene encoding motilin receptor has protein sequence MWGGGGNGSEGEPWPWPPCDERLCLALPVRALVPVTAICLGLFVVGVVGNVLTVLVIRGYRDMKTTTNLYLGSMAVSDLLILLGLPFDLYRLWRSRPWIFGQLLCRLSHYLSEGCTYCTILHITALTVERYLAICFPLKAKVVVTKRRVKAVIGILWAFAFLSASPFFFLVGVEQPDNHTDFSRECKPTPQAVESGLLATMFWVTTSYFVLPVICLNVLYGFIGRELWRSNARLRGPNTVLREKGHRQTVKILAVVVLAFVICWLPFHIGRIIFINTQDTRMMLFSQYFNIFALQLFYLSASINPILYNLISKKYRAAAYKLLLPHRAAGRAFTVTKDAGGYTDTSASTRHEYATSF, from the exons ATgtggggcggcggcgggaaCGGCAGCGAGGGAGAGCCCTGGCCGTGGCCGCCCTGCGACGAGAGGCTGTGTTTGGCGCTGCCGGTGCGGGCGCTCGTCCCCGTTACGGCCATCTGCCTGGGGCTCTTCGTGGTCGGTGTGGTGGGAAACGTCCTGACGGTGCTGGTCATCCGTGGCTACCGAGACATGAAGACCACCACCAACCTCTACCTGGGCAGCATGGCTGTCTCGGACCTGCTCATCCTCCTGGGGCTGCCCTTCGACCTCTACCGCCTCTGGCGCTCCCGGCCCTGGATTTTTGGGCAGCTGCTGTGCCGCCTCTCCCACTACCTCAGCGAGGGCTGCACATACTGCACCATCCTCCACATCACTGCCCTCACCGTGGAGCGCTACCTTGCCATCTGCTTCCCCCTCAAGGCCAAGGTGGTCGTCACCAAGCGCCGAGTGAAGGCCGTCATTGGCATCCTCTGGGCTTTTGCCTTCCTCTCTGCCAGCCCCTTCTTCTTCCTGGTCGGTGTGGAGCAGCCTGACAACCACACTGACTTCAGCCGTGAGTGCAAACCCACCCCACAGGCTGTGGAGTCCGGCCTCCTGGCCACCATGTTCTGGGTCACCACGTCCTACTTTGTCCTGCCTGTCATCTGCCTCAACGTCCTCTATGGCTTCATCGGCCGGGAGCTGTGGCGGAGCAACGCCCGCCTGCGGGGCCCCAACACAGTCCTCCGGGAGAAGGGGCACCGCCAGACCGTCAAGATCTTGG CTGTGGTGGTTCTGGCCTTTGTAATTTGCTGGTTGCCTTTCCACATTGGCAGGATCATATTTATAAACACCCAGGACACCAGGATGATGCTGTTCTCCCAGTACTTTAATATATTCGCTCTGCAGCTTTTCTACCTGAGCGCATCCATCAACCCTATCCTTTATAACCTCATTTCGAAGAAGTACAGGGCAGCAGCCTACAAGCTGCTCTTGCCACACCGAGCTGCAGGAAGGGCTTTCACAGTAACGAAAGACGCTGGTGGCTACACAGACACCAGTGCTAGCACAAGACACGAGTACGCCACCAGCTTCTGA